In a single window of the Deinococcus aetherius genome:
- the minD gene encoding septum site-determining protein MinD translates to MNAKVIVVTSGKGGVGKTTTTANIGAALARLGEKVVVIDVDVGLRNLDVVMGLESRVVFDLIDVIEGKCRLSQALIRDKRVETLYLLPASQTRDKDALDAEVFRAAVRQLIEEEGFDRVLIDSPAGIESGFKTAAAPAEGALVVVNPEVSSVRDADRIIGLLEAQQVREIRLVINRLRPKMVASGNMLSEADVLEILGVKPIGVIPEDEGILVSTNVGEPAVLGKTKAGTAFMDTARRLKGEDVPYPNLEENRGFIAMLRRLFGGA, encoded by the coding sequence ATGAATGCCAAGGTCATTGTGGTCACGTCGGGCAAGGGGGGCGTGGGAAAGACCACGACCACCGCGAACATCGGCGCGGCGCTCGCCCGCCTGGGTGAAAAGGTCGTCGTGATCGACGTGGACGTGGGGTTGCGCAACCTCGACGTGGTGATGGGGCTCGAATCCCGGGTGGTCTTCGACCTGATCGACGTGATCGAGGGCAAGTGCCGCCTCTCCCAGGCCCTGATCCGCGACAAGCGGGTGGAGACGCTCTACCTCCTGCCCGCCTCCCAGACGCGCGACAAAGACGCCCTCGACGCCGAGGTCTTTCGCGCAGCGGTGCGGCAACTCATCGAGGAGGAGGGCTTCGACCGGGTGCTCATCGACTCGCCCGCCGGAATCGAGTCGGGCTTCAAGACTGCCGCCGCCCCCGCCGAGGGCGCCCTGGTGGTCGTGAACCCGGAAGTCTCCTCGGTGCGCGACGCCGACCGGATCATCGGGCTGCTCGAAGCCCAGCAGGTCCGGGAAATTCGGCTGGTGATCAACCGATTGCGGCCCAAGATGGTCGCCAGCGGGAACATGCTCTCCGAGGCGGACGTGCTGGAGATCCTGGGGGTCAAGCCCATCGGCGTGATTCCCGAGGACGAGGGCATCCTGGTGAGCACGAACGTGGGCGAGCCCGCCGTGCTCGGCAAGACGAAGGCAGGAACGGCCTTTATGGACACCGCCCGGCGCCTCAAGGGGGAGGACGTGCCGTACCCCAATCTGGAAGAGAACCGGGGGTTCATCGCCATGCTGCGCCGTCTGTTCGGGGGGGCCTGA
- a CDS encoding phytoene desaturase family protein — protein MRAGHRPPDHVVVLGAGFAGLAAALRLAREGVRVTVLDGLDRPGGKAALGYPDFSSGPTVVTMPQVFRALHDRTGLTLPPLEAARPTTTYHAPDGRTFAPEALHVAGSLEPTLAQLDREEGRAYVRLLGIARRIYLGAAPTFLFAPPPGRLRLTHYAVTRGLGAAPWSSLARLVESGPFLTPFWLRFATYLGADPYRAPAVLHNVSWVELGYGVWHLEGGLGALAVRMRERAEALGVRFEFGTRVEHLVTEEGRVVGTHTSRGAFPADAWVSAADRALTRRWLGLPDDRTPRGVSGFALQLRLSGDCGHAHHILWPAEYAREWRDIRAGRLPTDPTLYLHLDGNRAFLLVNAPPNPGATDDPRGYGAFLLRRLQARLPLPVTDWRLLSPAEYARTAMRGALYGRAPHGLTGSLRPGWTHPGARNLVQVGGTVHPGGGVPLSMLSGWNGAGGLLGLPYDDLEGPRVPGEGETWDEARFRLS, from the coding sequence GTGAGGGCAGGCCACCGCCCCCCCGATCACGTCGTCGTCCTCGGCGCGGGCTTCGCGGGCCTGGCGGCGGCCCTGCGGCTGGCGCGCGAGGGCGTGCGGGTCACAGTCCTCGACGGGCTGGACCGCCCGGGCGGGAAGGCGGCGCTGGGCTACCCCGACTTCTCCAGCGGGCCGACGGTGGTCACCATGCCGCAGGTCTTCCGCGCCCTGCACGACCGGACTGGCCTGACGCTCCCCCCGCTGGAGGCCGCGCGCCCCACGACGACCTACCACGCGCCGGATGGACGCACCTTCGCCCCCGAGGCCCTGCATGTGGCGGGGAGCCTGGAGCCCACCCTCGCGCAACTGGATCGGGAGGAGGGCCGGGCGTACGTCCGGTTGCTCGGCATCGCGCGCCGCATCTACCTCGGCGCCGCGCCCACCTTCCTCTTCGCGCCGCCGCCGGGTCGCCTGAGGCTGACGCACTACGCGGTGACGCGCGGCCTCGGCGCAGCCCCGTGGTCCAGTCTCGCCCGCCTCGTCGAGAGCGGCCCCTTCCTGACCCCCTTCTGGCTGCGCTTCGCCACCTATCTGGGGGCCGATCCCTACCGCGCCCCCGCCGTGCTGCACAACGTCTCCTGGGTCGAACTCGGCTACGGGGTGTGGCACCTGGAGGGGGGACTGGGGGCGCTCGCGGTGCGGATGCGGGAGCGGGCGGAGGCGCTGGGGGTACGCTTCGAGTTCGGCACCCGGGTGGAACATCTTGTGACGGAGGAGGGCCGGGTGGTGGGGACCCACACGAGCCGGGGCGCGTTCCCCGCCGATGCCTGGGTCAGCGCCGCCGACCGCGCCCTCACCCGCCGCTGGCTGGGGCTGCCCGACGACCGCACCCCGCGCGGGGTGAGCGGCTTCGCGCTGCAACTGCGGCTCTCGGGGGACTGCGGTCACGCCCACCACATCCTCTGGCCCGCCGAGTACGCCCGGGAATGGCGGGACATCCGCGCCGGGCGTCTCCCGACTGACCCCACCCTCTACCTGCATCTCGACGGGAACCGGGCCTTCCTCCTCGTGAACGCGCCGCCCAACCCCGGGGCGACGGACGATCCGCGCGGGTACGGCGCCTTTTTGCTGCGACGGCTCCAGGCCCGCCTGCCCCTCCCGGTGACGGACTGGCGCCTCCTCTCGCCCGCCGAGTACGCCCGGACCGCCATGCGGGGGGCGCTGTACGGCCGCGCCCCCCACGGGCTGACCGGCAGCCTGCGGCCCGGCTGGACTCACCCCGGGGCGCGCAACCTCGTGCAGGTCGGGGGCACCGTCCACCCGGGCGGCGGCGTGCCCCTCTCCATGCTGAGCGGGTGGAACGGGGCGGGAGGGCTCCTGGGCCTGCCCTACGACGACCTGGAGGGCCCCCGGGTGCCGGGGGAGGGGGAGACGTGGGATGAGGCGAGGTTTCGTCTGAGCTAG
- a CDS encoding precorrin-2 dehydrogenase/sirohydrochlorin ferrochelatase family protein, with product MSLAALLNLRDEPALVVGGGAVALRRARTLLDAGLRVTVVAPDLHPDFRALPVRAERRPYRPADLEGVRVAVAATDSEDVNDAVTGDARAAGVLVNHAGDAARGTLRFPAAVERGGVQVAVSTGRELPMLAQALRERIAALLPEPGTVDGWAARREEALGLPFAARESALEALRADIRVAFGLPVAGTAGGAA from the coding sequence ATGAGTTTGGCGGCCCTCCTCAATCTGCGCGACGAACCGGCCCTGGTGGTGGGGGGCGGGGCGGTGGCCCTGCGCCGCGCGCGGACGCTGCTGGACGCCGGGCTGCGCGTCACGGTCGTCGCGCCCGACCTCCACCCCGACTTCAGGGCGCTCCCCGTGCGGGCCGAGCGCCGTCCCTACCGCCCCGCCGACCTGGAGGGGGTGCGCGTGGCCGTGGCCGCCACGGACAGCGAGGACGTGAACGACGCCGTGACCGGGGACGCCCGCGCCGCCGGGGTGCTCGTCAACCATGCGGGCGACGCGGCGCGGGGCACCCTGCGCTTCCCCGCCGCCGTGGAGCGGGGGGGCGTGCAGGTGGCGGTGAGCACCGGGCGCGAACTGCCCATGCTGGCACAGGCCCTGCGCGAGAGGATCGCCGCGCTGCTCCCCGAGCCGGGGACCGTGGACGGCTGGGCCGCGCGGCGCGAGGAGGCCCTGGGTCTGCCCTTCGCCGCCCGCGAGAGCGCCCTGGAGGCCCTACGCGCCGACATCCGCGTGGCGTTCGGTCTGCCCGTGGCGGGGACCGCCGGGGGAGCCGCGTGA
- the cobA gene encoding uroporphyrinogen-III C-methyltransferase codes for MTDSVAPVSPPRAFVSLIGAGPGDPGLITVRGVEALRRADVVLFDYLANPDLLRHCPEAETIYVGKKGFSEYISQEQISDLIVRKALEDGGKRVARLKGGDVFVFGRGGEEAEACALAGIAFEVVPGVTSAIAAPAYAGIPVTHREAARSFAVLTGNTKEGGAHYERLSGVDTLVLLMGVRNLDQISADLIQAGRAPETPAATVQWGTTPQQRVATGTLATIARAVREAGLEAPAVTVVGEVARLRGTLRWFDVGPGFGGPLAGRSVAVTRTRDGASALTDLLRARGASVLEVPLIRFAGTGHEAELHARLCDLSGVAWLLLTSNQAASALFTHLERLGLDARHLAGVRVAAVGPSTARSLAERGVRADFVPSTPGAVHLGAELPGGPGDVALHLTSQVAEDDLEHELESRGLRYERAELYRTEPARPGEHEMNRLRAADVVTLASGSAARHLAALAGTDFAVAAMGPQTADAARRAGFTRVTVAAAPTLEALADAAERAVAGEAGVGREG; via the coding sequence ATGACCGACTCCGTGGCCCCCGTCTCGCCCCCGCGCGCGTTCGTGTCCCTGATCGGGGCGGGGCCGGGCGATCCGGGGCTGATCACCGTGCGCGGGGTGGAGGCCCTGCGGCGGGCGGACGTGGTGCTCTTCGACTACCTCGCCAACCCGGACCTGCTGCGCCACTGCCCGGAGGCCGAGACGATCTACGTGGGCAAGAAGGGCTTTTCCGAGTACATCTCCCAGGAGCAGATCAGCGACCTGATCGTGCGCAAGGCGCTGGAGGACGGCGGGAAGCGGGTCGCGCGCCTCAAGGGCGGGGACGTGTTCGTCTTCGGGCGCGGCGGCGAGGAGGCCGAGGCGTGTGCGCTCGCGGGCATCGCCTTCGAGGTCGTGCCGGGCGTGACGAGCGCCATCGCGGCTCCCGCCTACGCCGGGATTCCCGTCACCCACCGCGAGGCCGCCCGCTCCTTTGCCGTGCTCACCGGCAACACGAAGGAGGGGGGCGCCCACTACGAGCGGCTCTCCGGGGTGGACACGCTCGTCCTGCTGATGGGCGTGCGCAACCTCGATCAGATCAGCGCCGACCTGATCCAGGCGGGCCGGGCGCCGGAGACCCCCGCCGCCACCGTCCAGTGGGGCACTACACCCCAGCAACGGGTGGCGACGGGCACGCTGGCGACCATCGCCCGGGCCGTCCGCGAGGCCGGGCTGGAGGCGCCTGCCGTCACCGTGGTCGGCGAGGTCGCCCGGCTGCGGGGCACCCTGCGCTGGTTCGACGTGGGGCCGGGCTTCGGGGGCCCCCTGGCGGGCCGCAGCGTCGCCGTGACCCGCACCCGCGACGGGGCAAGCGCCCTCACCGACCTGCTGCGCGCCCGGGGCGCCTCGGTGCTGGAGGTGCCCCTGATCCGCTTCGCCGGGACCGGGCACGAGGCCGAGCTGCACGCCCGGTTGTGCGACCTGTCGGGAGTCGCCTGGCTGTTGCTGACGAGCAACCAGGCCGCGTCGGCCCTCTTCACCCACCTCGAACGGCTGGGTCTCGACGCGCGGCATCTCGCGGGCGTGCGGGTGGCGGCGGTCGGCCCCAGCACCGCCCGCTCGCTGGCGGAACGCGGGGTGCGCGCCGACTTCGTGCCGTCCACCCCCGGCGCCGTCCACCTCGGGGCTGAACTGCCCGGCGGGCCCGGCGACGTGGCCCTGCACCTCACCAGCCAGGTCGCGGAGGACGATCTGGAGCATGAGCTGGAGTCGCGCGGCCTGCGCTACGAGCGTGCCGAACTCTACCGCACCGAGCCCGCCCGGCCCGGCGAGCACGAGATGAACCGCCTGCGGGCCGCCGACGTGGTAACCCTCGCCTCGGGGAGCGCGGCCCGGCACCTCGCGGCCCTCGCCGGGACCGACTTCGCCGTCGCCGCGATGGGCCCCCAGACCGCCGACGCCGCTCGCCGGGCGGGCTTCACCCGCGTGACGGTCGCCGCCGCCCCCACCCTGGAGGCTCTGGCGGACGCGGCGGAGCGGGCCGTGGCCGGGGAGGCGGGCGTGGGGCGCGAGGGTTGA
- a CDS encoding helix-turn-helix transcriptional regulator translates to MGTPGGKDRAGALLALLLAELGEARRGEEVARGANLSRSHAARLFRERFGESPAAFRRRLTLERAAWTLRHTAGSVTQIALEAGFDSLEGFTRAFARAYGTSPSLYRRAGLRSHLLPAPSNIHFQPLGAAMRTEDHMDLLDHLLAFDEAFVRQALAHARTLPDRALDTPLGEAQPLDFEAPDRTLRDLLDKLVFNKEVWVAAVRGGDLPPESRDRTPDGLEARLNVAFPAFRALAREVQAEGRWRQTFVDALCEPPEVFPYGGMLAHVLTVDAHRRHLLSAWLWRLGVRLDADPMLFGALPTPPLGQVVPAEERA, encoded by the coding sequence ATGGGGACTCCAGGGGGAAAGGACCGGGCCGGGGCCCTCCTCGCCCTGCTGCTGGCCGAACTCGGCGAGGCGCGGCGGGGGGAGGAGGTGGCGCGCGGGGCGAATCTCAGCCGCTCGCACGCGGCGCGGCTTTTCCGGGAACGTTTCGGGGAGAGCCCGGCGGCCTTTCGCCGTCGGCTGACGCTGGAACGGGCGGCGTGGACGCTGCGGCACACGGCGGGCAGCGTGACGCAGATTGCGCTGGAGGCGGGCTTCGACTCCCTGGAGGGCTTCACGCGCGCCTTCGCCCGGGCCTACGGCACCTCGCCCAGCCTGTACCGCCGCGCGGGGCTGCGCTCTCACCTCCTGCCCGCGCCGAGCAACATCCACTTTCAGCCCCTCGGTGCCGCCATGCGAACGGAGGATCACATGGACCTGCTCGACCACCTGCTCGCCTTCGACGAGGCGTTCGTCCGCCAGGCGCTCGCGCACGCCCGCACCCTGCCCGACCGGGCGCTCGACACGCCGCTGGGGGAAGCGCAACCTCTGGACTTCGAGGCGCCCGACCGCACCCTGCGGGACCTGCTCGACAAGCTGGTCTTCAACAAGGAGGTCTGGGTGGCGGCGGTGCGCGGCGGCGACTTGCCCCCCGAGAGCCGGGACCGCACCCCGGACGGGTTGGAGGCGCGGCTGAACGTTGCCTTTCCCGCGTTCCGCGCCCTCGCCCGGGAGGTGCAGGCGGAAGGCCGGTGGCGTCAGACCTTCGTGGACGCCCTGTGTGAGCCACCCGAAGTCTTCCCCTACGGCGGGATGCTGGCCCACGTCCTCACCGTGGACGCGCACCGCCGCCACCTCCTGAGCGCGTGGTTGTGGCGGCTGGGGGTGCGGCTGGACGCCGACCCGATGCTCTTCGGCGCTCTGCCCACTCCGCCTCTGGGCCAGGTCGTCCCGGCGGAGGAGCGGGCGTGA
- a CDS encoding cytochrome P450, which translates to MSNLPVLRPEVRGLETLPEPPPRPGDGHLRDWALAPLPLVEEGARRAREGGGDLFRLRLGLPAVVGFSPAWNRRLLGDLQTFRSAGSFSRVVPYLSGGVILTDAPDHGPRRQVVNPGFGRRHLEGLRVRVRAALLPVPAGEFDALAWADRAVLRLLNAAYFGGEFDPGLLHAFLAPLRLPFPLPTVPRPLLFARVNAELRRLAHQRLTRGGDDLLALLAPLPGGLEETRVSLAAAHDTTTHALAWAVWHLAVHPDWHAPGHHPAVLKETLRLFPPGWMGSRRLARDLTWEGVRLPRGTLALYSPYLSARDPGLWQSPDAFRPCRWQAPPPAWAYLPFGGGERVCLGLHLAHLLILEALAALPPLTPVRGDPTPRPGVTLGPTGPLIVRRSGE; encoded by the coding sequence GTGTCGAACCTGCCCGTGCTCAGGCCGGAGGTGCGCGGGCTGGAGACGTTGCCCGAGCCGCCCCCCCGCCCTGGGGACGGTCACCTGCGCGACTGGGCGCTCGCGCCCCTTCCCCTCGTCGAGGAGGGCGCGCGGCGGGCACGGGAGGGCGGCGGCGACCTCTTCCGCCTACGCCTGGGCCTGCCCGCCGTCGTGGGGTTCAGCCCCGCCTGGAACCGCCGCCTGCTGGGGGACCTTCAGACCTTTCGCAGCGCGGGCAGTTTCTCGCGGGTCGTGCCGTACCTCTCGGGAGGCGTGATTCTGACCGACGCGCCCGACCACGGCCCCCGGCGGCAGGTGGTCAACCCGGGGTTCGGGCGGCGGCACCTGGAGGGGTTGCGCGTCCGCGTGCGTGCGGCCCTGCTCCCCGTTCCGGCGGGGGAGTTCGACGCCCTCGCCTGGGCCGACCGCGCCGTGCTGCGCCTCCTGAACGCCGCGTACTTCGGCGGGGAGTTCGACCCAGGGCTGCTCCACGCCTTCCTCGCCCCGCTGCGCCTGCCCTTTCCCCTCCCCACCGTGCCCCGCCCGCTCCTCTTCGCCCGGGTGAACGCCGAACTGCGCCGCCTCGCCCACCAGAGGCTCACGCGTGGCGGCGACGACCTGCTCGCCCTCCTCGCGCCGCTTCCCGGCGGATTGGAGGAGACGCGGGTGAGCCTCGCCGCCGCCCACGACACGACCACGCACGCCCTCGCCTGGGCGGTGTGGCACCTCGCCGTCCACCCCGACTGGCACGCGCCGGGGCATCATCCCGCCGTCCTCAAGGAGACGCTGCGCCTCTTTCCCCCCGGCTGGATGGGCAGCCGCCGCCTCGCCCGCGACCTGACCTGGGAGGGCGTGCGCCTGCCGCGCGGCACCCTGGCCCTCTACAGCCCCTACCTCAGCGCCCGCGACCCCGGCCTCTGGCAGAGCCCCGACGCGTTCCGCCCGTGTCGCTGGCAGGCCCCGCCCCCCGCCTGGGCCTACCTGCCCTTCGGGGGCGGCGAGCGGGTGTGCCTGGGCCTGCACCTCGCCCACCTCCTCATCCTGGAGGCGCTGGCCGCCCTTCCCCCCCTGACCCCCGTGCGCGGCGACCCCACCCCCCGGCCCGGCGTGACCCTGGGGCCGACGGGACCGCTCATCGTGCGGCGCTCCGGCGAGTAG
- a CDS encoding NUDIX hydrolase: MSTSTPLSRHRAAVLLVQEGRVALIRRVRQGHTYFLFPGGGVETGETPQEAAEREMLEETGLRVRTLTCVAQVSFQGNTQSFLTCEPLDGTWGAGTGEEYVGDLPPERGTYKPVWLPLDDLTRHDVRPAAVARLVLKAQEHGWPPEPLRVDEG, translated from the coding sequence ATGTCCACCTCCACGCCCCTCTCCCGCCACCGGGCCGCCGTCCTCCTCGTGCAGGAGGGTCGGGTGGCCCTCATCCGCCGCGTCCGCCAGGGCCACACGTATTTCCTCTTCCCGGGAGGCGGAGTGGAGACCGGCGAGACGCCCCAAGAGGCGGCCGAGCGCGAGATGCTGGAGGAGACGGGCCTGAGGGTCCGCACCCTGACCTGCGTCGCTCAGGTGTCTTTTCAGGGAAACACCCAGAGCTTTTTGACCTGTGAGCCTCTTGACGGCACCTGGGGCGCCGGAACCGGGGAAGAGTACGTGGGCGACCTCCCCCCGGAACGCGGCACCTACAAGCCCGTCTGGCTTCCCCTTGACGACCTTACCCGCCACGACGTTCGACCGGCAGCCGTCGCGCGGCTTGTGCTGAAGGCCCAGGAACACGGCTGGCCGCCGGAGCCGCTTCGGGTGGACGAGGGTTGA
- a CDS encoding SDR family NAD(P)-dependent oxidoreductase, whose amino-acid sequence MSGPLSGQVALVTGASRGLGRATALELAAAGAHIIVTARSTRGQSTQATLPQTTVDDTADAIRAADGQATPLRCDHTDPAQVEAVIRHIAVTHGRLDVLVNNAWGAHDRHGVGGGPELWDEPLEQLRIMLLAGAYSDYVTSLLSLKHFMAGQGRGLIVSTTWHTEEPPGWLPYEVSKAAKNRLVYTLGHKLRDRGIAVVGVAPGWMRTELMLQHHTEQELAGQTETPHYAARGIVALARDPQVSRHTGRILDVGELADLYGVTDLDGTQPQWYARHLEGRAGG is encoded by the coding sequence GTGAGCGGTCCACTCTCAGGCCAGGTCGCCCTGGTCACGGGCGCCTCGCGCGGGTTGGGGCGGGCAACCGCGCTGGAACTCGCGGCGGCAGGTGCCCATATCATCGTGACGGCGCGCAGCACGCGGGGGCAGAGCACGCAGGCGACGCTGCCCCAGACGACGGTTGACGACACGGCCGACGCTATCCGCGCGGCGGATGGTCAGGCCACGCCGCTGAGGTGCGACCACACCGACCCCGCGCAGGTCGAGGCCGTCATCCGGCACATCGCGGTCACGCACGGGCGGCTGGACGTGCTGGTCAACAACGCCTGGGGCGCGCACGACAGGCACGGGGTCGGCGGCGGCCCGGAACTCTGGGATGAACCTCTGGAACAACTGCGGATCATGCTGCTGGCGGGAGCCTATAGCGATTACGTCACCAGCCTGCTGTCCTTGAAACACTTCATGGCCGGGCAGGGGCGCGGCCTGATCGTCTCCACCACCTGGCACACCGAAGAGCCGCCGGGCTGGCTGCCCTACGAGGTCAGCAAGGCGGCAAAAAATCGCCTCGTCTACACGCTCGGGCACAAGTTGCGTGACCGGGGGATCGCGGTGGTCGGGGTCGCGCCCGGGTGGATGCGAACCGAACTGATGCTCCAGCACCACACCGAGCAGGAACTCGCCGGGCAGACCGAGACGCCCCACTACGCCGCCCGGGGCATCGTCGCCCTGGCCCGCGATCCCCAGGTTTCACGGCACACCGGGCGCATTCTCGACGTGGGTGAGCTGGCGGACCTCTACGGTGTGACCGATCTGGACGGCACGCAGCCTCAGTGGTACGCCCGTCACTTGGAAGGGCGTGCGGGCGGCTGA
- a CDS encoding FtsW/RodA/SpoVE family cell cycle protein, producing the protein MNLKYDLRFPLVVAALLVVGLMTVSTAALSPKAAPGIFPKQVIGALLAALPVLGLWWAGRDRAYRAAPYFYAGALLLQASTFVIGKEVNGQQNWIVVGPVQFQPLELLKFALILMLPVVLRNRYQGVKTYAAALAVFLPALALVVLQDFGGALVLGVMFGVMMLAARLPWWHALLAVVALGVTFPTLVYPHLEPYQQKRLTIFLDPYQDPRGAGYQVIQSTIAVGSGGVQGKGYQQGSQSHNGFLPEAHTDFAFSSWAEEQGLVGGLAVLVLYGALFWRLSGMAAESPRLQDQILFAGVLGQLGAQVLENVGAALGLLPLTGVTLPLISYGLSSLVSTLATLGLAYVVYRDRYGGVI; encoded by the coding sequence GTGAACCTGAAGTACGACCTGCGCTTCCCCCTGGTGGTCGCCGCCCTGCTGGTGGTCGGCCTGATGACGGTCAGCACGGCGGCCCTGAGCCCCAAGGCGGCCCCCGGCATCTTTCCCAAGCAGGTGATCGGCGCCCTGCTCGCCGCCCTGCCCGTCCTCGGGCTGTGGTGGGCGGGGCGGGACCGGGCCTACCGCGCCGCGCCGTACTTCTACGCGGGGGCGCTCCTGCTTCAGGCGAGCACCTTTGTCATCGGCAAGGAGGTGAACGGCCAGCAGAACTGGATCGTGGTCGGCCCGGTGCAGTTCCAGCCCCTCGAACTCCTGAAATTCGCGCTGATCCTGATGCTGCCGGTCGTGCTGCGAAACAGGTATCAGGGGGTCAAGACGTACGCGGCGGCCCTCGCGGTCTTCCTCCCCGCCCTCGCCCTGGTGGTCTTGCAGGACTTCGGGGGGGCGCTCGTGCTCGGCGTCATGTTCGGGGTGATGATGCTCGCCGCGCGTCTTCCCTGGTGGCACGCCCTGCTCGCGGTCGTCGCCCTGGGCGTCACCTTTCCCACCCTGGTCTACCCGCACCTGGAACCCTATCAACAAAAGCGCCTGACGATCTTCCTCGACCCCTACCAGGACCCGCGCGGGGCGGGGTATCAGGTCATCCAGAGCACCATCGCAGTTGGGTCAGGCGGGGTTCAGGGCAAGGGGTACCAGCAGGGCTCGCAGTCGCACAACGGCTTCCTGCCCGAGGCGCACACCGACTTCGCCTTCTCCTCGTGGGCGGAGGAACAGGGGCTGGTGGGCGGGCTCGCCGTCCTCGTGCTGTACGGGGCACTGTTCTGGCGGCTGTCGGGCATGGCCGCCGAGTCGCCACGCTTGCAGGATCAGATTCTCTTCGCGGGCGTGCTGGGGCAACTCGGCGCGCAGGTGCTCGAAAACGTGGGGGCGGCGCTGGGCCTGCTGCCGCTCACCGGCGTGACCCTGCCCCTGATCAGCTACGGCCTGAGCAGCCTGGTGAGCACCCTCGCCACGCTGGGGCTCGCCTACGTGGTGTACCGGGACCGCTACGGTGGGGTGATCTAG
- the minE gene encoding cell division topological specificity factor MinE has translation MFSWLRGKRSKETLKDRLELVLAYDRAQIPPGKVDALRNDLLEVVRRYFPAGNSNVEVEQRGDQVVLTASIALDERPENTGRPGR, from the coding sequence ATGTTCTCGTGGCTCAGGGGCAAGCGCAGCAAGGAGACGCTCAAGGACCGCCTCGAACTCGTCCTCGCCTACGACCGCGCGCAGATTCCTCCCGGCAAGGTGGACGCGTTGAGAAACGACCTGCTGGAGGTCGTGCGGCGGTACTTCCCCGCCGGGAACAGCAACGTGGAGGTCGAGCAGCGCGGCGATCAGGTGGTACTGACGGCGAGCATCGCCCTCGACGAGCGGCCGGAGAACACGGGACGCCCGGGGCGCTGA
- the hemA gene encoding glutamyl-tRNA reductase: MTLACPTARAFLARPRAAHPAPLDFAVVGLNHQTAPVEVRERAAVRASDEAAILATLSRHAAGVMLLATCNRTEVYLTGLCGDPVRAFEDAWGDSLDEYLYVYRGDAAVTHLYRVAAGLDSLVIGETQIQGQVKRAWQAASERHPGGKLLNKIAQGALAAGKRVRAETGLSDKVVSVSSAAVELAQAALGDLTSRTALIIGAGETAELTLTHLRAAGVRDVIVVNRTEARARQLAEKVGGRVCAVEYLHEVLPEADVVIASSAAPHHVLHGEGVRTALEDRPSRPMFLIDISVPRILDPDISGVPGAHLYNLDDLTAIVSRNLQSRRDALPHAEAIIREAASDLARWHLTREAQLERQRREQLAASN; this comes from the coding sequence GTGACGCTCGCCTGCCCGACCGCCCGCGCCTTCCTCGCTCGGCCCAGGGCGGCGCACCCGGCCCCCCTCGACTTCGCGGTGGTGGGCCTGAACCACCAGACGGCCCCCGTCGAGGTCCGCGAGCGTGCCGCCGTGCGCGCCAGCGACGAGGCTGCCATTCTGGCCACGCTCTCCCGCCACGCCGCCGGGGTGATGCTTCTGGCCACCTGCAACCGCACCGAGGTCTACCTCACGGGGCTGTGCGGCGATCCCGTGCGCGCCTTCGAGGACGCCTGGGGCGACAGCCTGGACGAGTACCTGTACGTGTACCGGGGGGACGCCGCCGTCACCCACCTCTACCGGGTCGCCGCCGGGCTCGACAGCTTGGTGATCGGCGAGACGCAGATCCAGGGGCAGGTCAAGCGGGCCTGGCAGGCCGCCTCTGAACGTCACCCGGGCGGCAAGCTCCTGAACAAGATCGCCCAGGGCGCCCTCGCCGCCGGGAAGCGGGTGCGCGCGGAGACGGGCCTGAGCGACAAGGTGGTCAGCGTGTCGAGCGCCGCCGTGGAACTCGCGCAGGCGGCCCTCGGCGACCTCACGAGCCGCACCGCCCTGATCATCGGCGCGGGCGAGACCGCCGAGCTGACGCTGACCCACCTGCGTGCGGCGGGGGTGCGCGACGTGATCGTCGTCAACCGCACCGAGGCCCGCGCCCGCCAGCTTGCCGAGAAGGTGGGGGGCCGCGTCTGCGCCGTCGAGTACCTCCACGAGGTTCTGCCCGAGGCCGACGTGGTCATCGCGTCGAGCGCCGCACCCCACCACGTCCTCCACGGCGAGGGCGTTCGCACCGCCCTGGAGGACCGCCCCAGTCGCCCGATGTTCCTGATCGACATCAGCGTGCCGCGCATCCTCGACCCCGACATCTCGGGCGTGCCGGGCGCCCACCTCTACAACCTCGACGACCTTACCGCCATCGTGAGCCGCAACCTGCAAAGCCGCCGCGACGCCCTGCCCCACGCCGAGGCGATCATCCGCGAGGCGGCCTCCGACCTCGCCCGCTGGCACCTCACGCGCGAGGCGCAACTGGAGCGTCAGCGGCGGGAGCAGTTGGCGGCGAGCAACTGA